The DNA region TGCTGAAGTAGTCACTGGAATTGGTGAAGGTTGTATTCAAGCAGGTTGTGCGCTAATCGGTGGTGAAACTGCTGAAATGCCAGGTATGTATGAAGGCGAAGACTATGATGTCGCTGGCTTTTGTGTTGGCGTTGTTGAAAAAGCAGATGTTATCGACGGTACTAAAGTAGCCGCAGGTGATGCACTAATTGCTGTCGGTTCTAGTGGCCCTCACTCAAATGGTTATTCTTTGGTTCGTAAAATTCTTGAAGTTTCGAAAGCTGACCTACAAGAAGATTTAAATGGCCGTACGATTGGTGAGCACTTAATAGAACCAACAAAAATTTACATCAAATCAGCACTGAAAATGATTGCGACACACGATATCCATGCTATCTCACACATCACAGGTGGTGGTTTCTGGGAAAATATCCCTCGAGTATTGCCTGAAGGTACAAAAGCCGTTATCAACGGTAAAAGCTGGGAATGGCCAGCCATTTTCTCTTGGTTACAGCAAAAAGGTAACGTTGAGACTTACGAAATGTATCGTACCTTCAACTGTGGTGTTGGTCTAATTGTAGCACTACCACAAAATCAAGCCCAGGCAGCTGTTGAGTTACTGAACGCAGAAGGCGAAAATGCTTGGGTTATCGGCTCAATCGCAAGCGCAGAAGCAGGTGAAGAGCAAGTCGTTATCAACGATTAATCTTAATATCACAATTCCCTTGCAATTTGGCCTCTAGAATCATTAACTAGGGGCCTAGTTTTATCTGCTCATTTTAATTGGTTCAAGGTTTTTATTATGAAAAATATTGTTGTACTTGTTTCAGGTAGCGGCAGTAATTTACAAGCTATTATCGATGCTTGTGAAACAAAACATATTAACGCAAAAATTACCGCTGTTTTTTCCAATAAAGCGGATGCTTATGGCCTTGAACGAGCAAGAAGCCACAATATTAATGCCCATTCGATCTCGGCTCATATGTTTTTAAATCCGCAAGGTAAGCCCGATCGTGAAGCCTTTGACTCCCACTTAATGAAACAAATCGATAAATACCAACCAGACTTAGTCATTCTTGCTGGTTATATGAGAATTCTTAGCCCTTCATTTGTGACCCACTATTCAGGTAGGATGTTAAATATACACCCTTCATTATTACCTAAATATACAGGCTTACATACGCATCAACGCGCGATTGATGTAGGTGATAATGAACATGGCACTAGCGTGCACTTTGTGACTGAAGAGCTCGATGGTGGCCCCGTAATTTTGCAAGCCAAAGTACCAGTATTTGAAGACGATGATGCCGCCAGCTTAGCTGAACGCATCTTAGTACAAGAACACAGTATTTACCCAATTGTCACTCAATGGTTTATTGACGGTCGGTTAGAAATGAAAAACCAACTGGCCTATTTAGACGGGAAGTTGTTGGGTCTCCACGGGTATGCTGAAGATTAAAAGTTCGATTTAATAAAGATTCAAACTCACTTTTAAGCAAAAACGCTCGATCATAACCTGATCGAGCGTTTATTTTTTCAAGTCATTAAAGACCGTCAATATCGAGTTACCATGACTCCAGCCACATCATTCTGAGCGAGGATGACTCACCATCTTATTGTGTTTTTTCTGCAAA from Vibrio casei includes:
- the purN gene encoding phosphoribosylglycinamide formyltransferase: MKNIVVLVSGSGSNLQAIIDACETKHINAKITAVFSNKADAYGLERARSHNINAHSISAHMFLNPQGKPDREAFDSHLMKQIDKYQPDLVILAGYMRILSPSFVTHYSGRMLNIHPSLLPKYTGLHTHQRAIDVGDNEHGTSVHFVTEELDGGPVILQAKVPVFEDDDAASLAERILVQEHSIYPIVTQWFIDGRLEMKNQLAYLDGKLLGLHGYAED
- the purM gene encoding phosphoribosylformylglycinamidine cyclo-ligase codes for the protein MSGNNSSLSYKDAGVDIDAGNALVDKIKGVVKRTRRPEVMGGIGGFGALCELPTKYKQPLLVSGTDGVGTKLRLALDMKKHDTIGIDLVAMCVNDLIVQGAEPLFFLDYYATGKLDVDTAAEVVTGIGEGCIQAGCALIGGETAEMPGMYEGEDYDVAGFCVGVVEKADVIDGTKVAAGDALIAVGSSGPHSNGYSLVRKILEVSKADLQEDLNGRTIGEHLIEPTKIYIKSALKMIATHDIHAISHITGGGFWENIPRVLPEGTKAVINGKSWEWPAIFSWLQQKGNVETYEMYRTFNCGVGLIVALPQNQAQAAVELLNAEGENAWVIGSIASAEAGEEQVVIND